The following are encoded together in the Myxococcus xanthus genome:
- a CDS encoding ABC-F family ATP-binding cassette domain-containing protein translates to MSLVIAQDLCLSYGKKVLFDQDSFTLGPRDRVGLVGANGTGKSSLMKILAGVSQADSGTVQYSRKARAGYLPQEIAGLPDGTVVEAVMSTVPGRDAMEARLKETEAALAAATDEEDQLELSQSLADLHAELDDFENRYGRHHAERILKGLGFRDTDLAKPTSALSGGWRMRAALAGLLLQDPDLLLLDEPTNHLDVPTLTWFDDFMRRSNKALVLISHDKDFLNRQINRVVSLEVEGVREYAGNYDEYKRLRAEEKELLRARAEKVESRRAELQGFIDRFGAKATKARQAQSRAKMLEKLEKVQVLEERTSMKFRFPEVERSGRDVVTLEGITKRYGAQTIYDGLTGRVERGQRIAVVGANGAGKTTLLKMVAGELAPDTGTVTLGHNVVVGYYAQHHADKLNRQNTIIEEVRPLAADKPESYVRGVLGAFLFSGDEVEKPIGVLSGGERARVALAKLLLVPSNFLLMDEPTNHLDLDSAEMLIEALKGYGGTLLFVSHSRSFINGLASHVWEVADGKLTPHPGNLDDYLYHQQKLQQAAAEASALAAGQARGEKVASGPMTEKDRKRLEAEARQRRSVVEGPLKKEIAKLEARIAEVEAGQKEREAQLADPALYNDFARAKPLMDTHRASKEELEDLYARWEAAQEKLAEASASLG, encoded by the coding sequence ATGAGCCTCGTCATCGCCCAGGACCTCTGTCTCTCCTACGGAAAGAAGGTCCTCTTCGATCAGGACAGTTTCACACTGGGTCCCAGGGACCGGGTGGGCCTCGTAGGGGCCAACGGGACGGGTAAGAGCTCGCTGATGAAAATCCTGGCGGGCGTGTCCCAGGCCGACTCGGGGACGGTGCAATACAGCCGCAAGGCCCGAGCGGGCTACCTGCCGCAGGAAATCGCCGGGTTGCCGGATGGCACCGTGGTGGAGGCGGTGATGAGCACCGTGCCCGGCCGCGATGCCATGGAGGCGCGCCTCAAGGAGACGGAGGCTGCGCTCGCCGCCGCCACGGACGAGGAGGACCAGCTGGAGCTGTCCCAGTCCCTGGCGGACCTGCATGCGGAGCTGGACGACTTCGAGAACCGCTACGGCCGCCACCACGCCGAGCGCATCCTCAAGGGTCTGGGCTTCCGCGACACGGACCTGGCCAAGCCCACCTCCGCGCTGTCCGGCGGCTGGCGGATGCGCGCGGCCCTGGCGGGACTGCTGCTCCAGGACCCCGACCTGCTCCTGTTGGACGAGCCCACCAACCACCTGGACGTGCCCACGCTCACGTGGTTCGACGACTTCATGCGCCGCTCCAACAAGGCGCTGGTGCTCATCTCCCACGACAAGGACTTCCTCAACCGGCAGATCAACCGGGTGGTGTCCCTGGAAGTGGAGGGCGTGCGCGAGTACGCGGGGAACTACGACGAATACAAGCGCCTGCGCGCGGAGGAGAAGGAGCTGTTGAGGGCCCGCGCCGAGAAGGTGGAGTCGCGCCGCGCGGAGCTGCAGGGCTTCATCGACCGCTTCGGCGCCAAGGCCACCAAGGCGCGTCAGGCCCAGAGCCGCGCCAAGATGTTGGAGAAGCTGGAGAAGGTGCAGGTCCTGGAGGAGCGGACGTCGATGAAGTTCCGCTTCCCCGAGGTCGAGCGGAGCGGGCGCGACGTGGTGACGCTGGAGGGCATCACCAAACGGTACGGCGCGCAGACCATCTACGACGGCCTCACCGGGCGCGTGGAGCGTGGGCAGCGCATCGCCGTGGTGGGCGCGAACGGCGCGGGCAAGACGACACTCCTGAAGATGGTCGCTGGCGAGCTGGCGCCGGACACCGGGACGGTGACGCTGGGGCACAACGTGGTGGTGGGCTATTACGCGCAGCACCACGCGGACAAGCTGAACCGGCAGAACACCATCATCGAAGAGGTGCGCCCGCTGGCCGCGGACAAGCCGGAGAGCTACGTGCGCGGCGTGCTGGGCGCGTTCCTCTTCAGCGGCGATGAGGTGGAGAAGCCCATTGGCGTGCTGAGTGGTGGTGAGCGCGCGCGGGTGGCGCTGGCCAAGCTGTTGCTGGTGCCGTCCAACTTCCTGCTGATGGACGAGCCCACCAACCACCTGGACCTGGACTCGGCCGAGATGCTGATTGAAGCGCTGAAGGGCTACGGCGGCACGTTGCTGTTCGTCAGCCACAGCCGGAGCTTCATCAACGGCCTGGCGTCGCACGTGTGGGAGGTCGCGGATGGGAAGCTCACGCCGCATCCGGGCAACCTGGACGACTACCTGTACCACCAGCAGAAGCTCCAGCAGGCGGCGGCGGAGGCCTCGGCCCTGGCGGCGGGCCAGGCGCGGGGTGAGAAGGTGGCCTCCGGGCCGATGACGGAGAAGGACCGCAAGCGGCTGGAGGCGGAGGCGCGCCAGCGCCGCAGCGTGGTGGAGGGGCCCCTCAAGAAGGAAATTGCGAAGCTGGAGGCGCGCATCGCCGAGGTGGAGGCCGGACAGAAGGAGCGCGAGGCGCAGCTCGCGGACCCGGCCCTCTACAACGACTTCGCGCGCGCCAAGCCGCTGATGGACACGCACCGCGCGAGCAAGGAGGAGCTGGAAGACCTCTATGCCCGCTGGGAGGCTGCGCAGGAGAAGCTGGCCGAGGCGTCCGCGTCACTGGGATGA
- a CDS encoding NAD-dependent deacylase, with the protein MDSLILDSNTWLLVLTGAGVSAESGVPTFRGMSGLWEDQPVEAVASPEGFRKDPALVWRFYSERRKAAAAVHPNPGHEALVAWERHLGDRFLLATQNVDGLHTRAGSQRVVEMHGNLFKTRCSRCGRPPFEDATVYPAGAVPECDACGKLLRPHIVWFGEYLDPADIQRIEDFSLRAATSGGRFVFLAAGTSGAVYPAAGIVDQVRKAGGKTWLVNLDPAENSNRFEHRIVDKSGEVLPTLAKLA; encoded by the coding sequence ATGGATTCGCTCATCCTCGATTCGAATACCTGGCTGCTCGTTCTCACGGGCGCGGGAGTCTCCGCTGAAAGCGGAGTTCCCACCTTCCGCGGGATGAGCGGACTCTGGGAGGACCAACCCGTGGAGGCCGTGGCGTCGCCCGAGGGCTTCCGGAAGGACCCGGCGCTGGTGTGGCGCTTCTATTCGGAGCGCCGCAAGGCCGCCGCCGCCGTCCACCCCAACCCGGGCCACGAGGCGCTCGTCGCCTGGGAACGCCACCTGGGGGACCGCTTCCTGCTCGCCACCCAGAACGTCGATGGCCTGCACACGCGCGCTGGAAGTCAGCGGGTGGTGGAGATGCACGGCAACCTCTTCAAGACGCGCTGCAGCCGCTGCGGGCGGCCCCCGTTCGAGGACGCCACCGTGTACCCCGCAGGGGCGGTGCCCGAGTGCGACGCGTGTGGAAAGCTGCTGCGGCCCCACATCGTCTGGTTCGGCGAATACCTGGACCCGGCGGACATCCAGCGCATCGAGGACTTCTCGCTGCGGGCCGCCACTTCGGGTGGACGCTTCGTCTTTCTGGCGGCGGGGACCTCTGGCGCCGTGTACCCGGCCGCTGGAATCGTGGACCAGGTGCGCAAGGCGGGCGGGAAGACGTGGCTCGTCAACCTGGACCCGGCGGAGAACTCCAACCGCTTCGAGCACCGCATCGTGGACAAGAGCGGGGAAGTCCTCCCGACCCTCGCGAAGCTCGCCTGA
- a CDS encoding serine/threonine-protein kinase: MAAPCPHCGSTDGVDHLCSGQGLQLLGQVLDGRYKIESVLGQGGMGMVFRATQTSVQRPVAVKTLNPSLAAAPQFFERFRREAELASRLRHPNVITIFDFGRSPDGTCYYVMELLEGESLKETVKRQGPMSLRRALSLVEQASQGLAHAHAEGCVHRDLKPHNIMVQQLSGQDFVKVLDFGLVKAMESEEEEQLTSTGQVLGTPQYMPPEQAGGESVDQRSDLYSMAGVLYFCLTGSSPFGANTVRKALTASLTQAVPAVNTKRQGAPVPAALDAFFKKALAPEKEDRYQNAQEFIDAMLDTVADLTSEELDAMPSGGVPSASERGSNSRSRSSRQGSQSGIRSSRVGAAPSLGRGATPSNVVVARPQGGASGSSSSPSRVRSQTSRSAPPPPPPPPEPEGMSTGKKVALVAVPLVLLGIGAAVVLGKPGGSAPATPVVVNVPRDAPPATTQTATGTTGTPEEASVLTVSLDSTPSGASIYEGEEMVGTTPTKLQLRRDKVHSFSFRLPGHQDKELTLNLRRVAGDTQSANVVLEPVRAAAPGRSPRPPPKPASPSGPDISVFE; encoded by the coding sequence ATGGCTGCCCCCTGTCCCCATTGCGGAAGCACCGACGGCGTCGACCACCTCTGTTCAGGCCAGGGCCTCCAGCTCCTCGGCCAGGTGCTCGACGGCCGTTATAAAATCGAAAGCGTCCTGGGCCAGGGCGGCATGGGCATGGTGTTCCGCGCCACCCAGACGTCCGTGCAACGCCCGGTGGCGGTGAAGACGCTCAACCCGTCGCTGGCCGCCGCCCCCCAGTTCTTCGAGCGCTTTCGCCGGGAGGCGGAGCTCGCCAGCCGACTGCGGCACCCCAACGTCATCACCATCTTCGACTTCGGCCGGTCGCCGGACGGCACCTGCTACTACGTGATGGAGCTCCTGGAAGGCGAAAGCCTGAAGGAGACGGTGAAGCGCCAGGGCCCCATGTCCCTGCGACGGGCCTTGAGCCTCGTGGAGCAGGCGTCCCAGGGCCTGGCGCACGCGCACGCGGAGGGTTGTGTCCACCGCGACCTGAAGCCACACAACATCATGGTGCAGCAGCTCAGCGGCCAGGACTTCGTCAAGGTGCTGGACTTCGGGCTGGTGAAGGCCATGGAGTCCGAGGAGGAGGAGCAGCTCACCTCGACCGGACAGGTGCTGGGCACGCCCCAGTACATGCCGCCCGAGCAGGCCGGCGGCGAGTCCGTGGACCAGCGCTCCGACCTCTACTCCATGGCCGGCGTGCTCTACTTCTGCCTCACCGGCAGCTCGCCCTTCGGCGCGAACACGGTGCGCAAGGCGCTGACGGCGTCGCTCACCCAGGCGGTGCCCGCCGTCAACACCAAGCGCCAGGGCGCCCCCGTGCCAGCCGCGCTGGATGCCTTCTTCAAGAAGGCGCTCGCCCCGGAGAAGGAGGACCGGTACCAGAACGCGCAGGAGTTCATCGACGCGATGCTGGACACCGTGGCGGACCTCACCTCCGAGGAGCTCGACGCCATGCCGAGCGGCGGCGTCCCCAGCGCCAGCGAGCGCGGCAGCAACAGCCGCAGCCGTTCCAGCCGTCAGGGGAGCCAGAGCGGCATCCGCTCCTCGCGGGTGGGCGCCGCGCCGAGCCTGGGCCGAGGCGCCACGCCCTCCAACGTCGTCGTCGCCAGGCCCCAGGGCGGCGCGAGCGGCTCGTCGTCCTCTCCCAGCCGCGTCCGCTCGCAGACGTCCCGGTCCGCGCCGCCTCCTCCGCCCCCGCCTCCCGAGCCGGAGGGCATGTCCACCGGCAAGAAGGTGGCCCTGGTCGCCGTGCCGCTGGTCCTGCTGGGCATTGGCGCGGCCGTGGTCCTGGGCAAACCGGGCGGCAGCGCCCCCGCGACGCCGGTGGTGGTGAACGTCCCCCGCGACGCTCCACCAGCGACGACGCAGACCGCGACCGGCACGACGGGAACGCCCGAGGAGGCGTCCGTCCTCACGGTGAGCCTCGATTCGACGCCGTCCGGCGCATCCATCTACGAAGGCGAGGAGATGGTGGGCACCACGCCCACGAAGCTCCAGCTCCGCCGCGACAAGGTGCACTCGTTCAGCTTCCGCTTGCCGGGGCACCAGGACAAGGAGCTCACGCTCAACCTGCGCCGGGTGGCCGGGGATACGCAGTCGGCGAACGTGGTGCTGGAGCCCGTGCGAGCCGCGGCCCCCGGGCGTTCGCCGCGCCCCCCGCCGAAGCCGGCGAGCCCGTCCGGGCCTGACATCTCCGTCTTCGAATAG
- a CDS encoding zf-TFIIB domain-containing protein — protein sequence MSACPFCQNSMQLTPSSELPLETCGACGAVWFEGEALTKVMGGSVSDALLRRAKNRPGCCKGCQGELQFVPECTHCGTRAPTCPRCGRAPLPVVEVFGVTMEVCSGCAGVALDEGELQQLQDAVETYRDEPLDARATVRLEGPPCCTACRRKLRLEHGFVAEERLYCGSCAPSGATPYRETFSSHDIPMFVPTRRGGQTFNLAGYASEGLMWLLHRMLTR from the coding sequence ATGAGCGCATGCCCCTTCTGCCAGAACTCGATGCAGCTCACGCCCAGCAGTGAGCTTCCCCTGGAGACATGTGGCGCGTGCGGCGCGGTGTGGTTCGAGGGCGAAGCGCTCACGAAAGTCATGGGCGGCTCCGTGTCGGACGCGCTCCTGCGACGCGCGAAGAACCGCCCAGGCTGCTGCAAGGGCTGTCAGGGCGAGCTCCAGTTCGTCCCGGAGTGCACACACTGCGGCACCCGCGCGCCCACGTGTCCACGCTGTGGCCGCGCACCCCTGCCCGTGGTGGAGGTGTTCGGGGTCACCATGGAGGTGTGCTCGGGCTGCGCGGGCGTGGCCCTGGATGAGGGCGAGCTCCAGCAACTGCAAGACGCCGTGGAGACGTACCGCGATGAGCCGCTGGATGCCCGCGCCACGGTGCGGCTCGAAGGGCCCCCCTGCTGTACCGCGTGCCGGCGCAAGCTCCGGCTGGAGCACGGCTTCGTCGCGGAGGAGCGCCTCTACTGCGGGAGCTGCGCGCCCAGTGGCGCCACCCCCTACAGGGAAACGTTCAGCAGCCATGACATCCCGATGTTCGTCCCCACCCGGCGCGGAGGCCAGACCTTCAACCTGGCCGGGTACGCCTCCGAGGGCTTGATGTGGCTGCTCCACCGGATGCTCACCCGATGA
- a CDS encoding sensor histidine kinase, with protein sequence MDIRTQSALLASIIGLALGVSMLLRPGRPRVLTLYSVFALTVAGYYLSLFFHSVFPAGDYPWTSRIFVGATILVGSLVPGAAVAFFLEFLGVSKGTNLVGRRLALLSAVLGLTVAVTPLADKLWARVGMGVWVLGTLLTYGSLLLHRVRTTESRIEKFRLAYLASGAGAAILFSALDFLVSFGIPFPTLGSVFSTLYLFFLAHTLLRLRLMDLHELLGKIASQTVLASILAAVFTVLTAWGKENTGLFLFNTVVAAFVILILLEPLKVKVEEMVVRIFFRERFALLDSLGALRVRIANVIEISELARLVLDTLHETGRVTHASVYLLAEDRPGYRLLDSRGPLPVAFLDTAVARGLLFAAASGQKAVLRENVERRMATMRLQAVEGKRYRDELKRLNDTRTALVQVKAGIAVPLMGNDRVIGFLNLWDERVPEAFASDEIAIILEVAERLATVLENSKLYEKIRERDRLAALGEMAAGLAHEIRNPLGAIKGAAQCLDPVHYQGEDAEFLEVIVEEVNRLNGVVTAFLDYARPLKQSFGTTDLNEVVTRTMRLIQNDVPSNLHLAVELDLMLPRVDGDAEQLKQVLINLVQNAVQALETREGRISVRTEKPERFGELRSAGAEFVEVRVSDNGPGIPSDQHPHIFVPFYTTKQKGTGLGLAICQRIVKNHGGSISVQSKMGEGTTFVIRLPALPTEQPPAEASSVDGLPAGKRPSQSLPVSDELRDAGKPSHVDGRAKRERRKRLRA encoded by the coding sequence ATGGACATCCGGACACAGAGCGCGCTGCTGGCATCCATCATCGGGCTCGCCCTGGGCGTGTCCATGTTGCTGCGGCCCGGCAGGCCCAGGGTACTGACGCTGTACTCCGTCTTCGCGCTGACGGTGGCCGGCTACTACCTTTCGCTCTTCTTTCACAGCGTCTTCCCGGCCGGCGACTACCCGTGGACATCCCGCATCTTCGTGGGCGCCACCATCCTGGTGGGTTCCCTGGTGCCGGGCGCGGCCGTAGCCTTCTTCCTGGAGTTCCTGGGGGTCAGCAAGGGGACGAACCTGGTGGGCCGCCGGCTCGCCCTGCTGTCCGCCGTCCTGGGGCTGACCGTGGCTGTCACCCCCCTGGCCGACAAGCTCTGGGCCCGGGTGGGCATGGGCGTGTGGGTGCTGGGCACGCTGCTGACCTACGGTTCATTGCTGCTCCACCGGGTCCGCACCACGGAGTCGCGCATCGAGAAGTTCCGGCTGGCGTATCTGGCCAGTGGCGCGGGCGCGGCCATCCTCTTCTCCGCGCTGGATTTCCTGGTCAGCTTCGGCATCCCCTTCCCCACGCTGGGGTCGGTCTTCTCCACGCTGTACCTGTTCTTCCTGGCCCACACGCTGCTGCGCCTGCGGCTGATGGACCTGCACGAGCTGCTGGGCAAGATTGCCTCGCAGACGGTGCTGGCCAGCATCCTGGCCGCCGTCTTCACGGTGCTGACGGCGTGGGGCAAGGAGAACACCGGCCTCTTCCTCTTCAACACGGTGGTGGCTGCGTTCGTCATCCTCATCCTGCTGGAGCCGCTGAAGGTGAAGGTGGAGGAGATGGTGGTGCGCATCTTCTTCCGCGAGCGCTTCGCCCTCCTGGACTCGCTGGGCGCGCTGCGCGTGCGCATCGCGAATGTCATCGAGATTTCCGAGCTGGCCCGGCTGGTGCTGGACACGCTCCACGAGACGGGCCGCGTCACGCACGCCTCCGTGTACCTGCTGGCGGAGGACCGGCCCGGGTACCGGCTGCTGGACTCACGCGGCCCGCTGCCGGTGGCCTTCCTGGACACGGCGGTGGCACGCGGCCTCCTCTTCGCGGCGGCCAGCGGACAGAAGGCGGTGCTGCGAGAGAACGTGGAGCGCCGCATGGCCACCATGCGGCTGCAGGCGGTGGAGGGCAAGCGCTACCGGGACGAGCTCAAGCGGCTCAACGACACGCGCACGGCGCTGGTGCAGGTGAAGGCTGGCATCGCCGTGCCGCTGATGGGCAATGACCGCGTCATCGGGTTCCTCAACCTGTGGGACGAACGGGTGCCGGAGGCCTTCGCGTCCGACGAAATCGCCATCATCCTGGAGGTGGCGGAGCGGCTGGCGACGGTGCTGGAGAACTCCAAGCTCTACGAGAAGATTCGCGAGCGGGACCGCCTGGCCGCGCTGGGTGAGATGGCGGCGGGTCTCGCGCATGAGATTCGCAATCCGCTGGGCGCCATCAAGGGCGCGGCGCAGTGCCTGGACCCGGTGCACTACCAGGGCGAAGACGCCGAGTTCCTCGAAGTCATCGTCGAGGAGGTCAACCGGCTCAACGGCGTGGTGACGGCGTTCCTCGACTACGCGCGCCCGCTGAAGCAGAGCTTTGGCACCACCGACCTCAACGAGGTGGTCACGCGCACCATGCGGCTCATCCAGAACGACGTGCCATCCAACCTCCACCTGGCCGTGGAGTTGGACTTGATGCTGCCGCGCGTGGACGGCGACGCGGAGCAGCTCAAGCAGGTGCTCATCAACCTGGTGCAGAACGCCGTGCAGGCGCTCGAGACGCGCGAGGGCCGCATCAGCGTGCGCACGGAGAAGCCGGAGCGCTTCGGTGAGCTGCGCAGCGCCGGCGCCGAGTTCGTAGAGGTGCGGGTGTCCGACAACGGGCCCGGCATTCCTTCGGACCAGCACCCGCACATCTTCGTGCCGTTCTACACGACGAAGCAGAAAGGCACCGGCCTGGGGCTGGCCATCTGCCAACGCATCGTGAAGAACCACGGCGGCAGCATCTCCGTGCAAAGCAAGATGGGCGAGGGCACCACGTTCGTCATCCGCCTCCCCGCCCTCCCCACCGAGCAGCCACCCGCGGAGGCCAGCTCCGTGGACGGCCTGCCCGCCGGGAAGCGGCCGTCGCAGTCATTGCCCGTGTCCGACGAACTGCGTGATGCGGGCAAGCCATCGCATGTGGACGGCCGCGCCAAGCGGGAGCGCCGCAAGCGGCTCCGCGCGTAG
- a CDS encoding pseudouridine-5'-phosphate glycosidase, with protein sequence MDLRFSEEVRRALEAGQPLVALETSVVAQGLPYPDNLAAARACEEAIRRAGAVPAATAIIDGQLCVGLEEPEMRRLAEGKERLLKVASRDFAVAMATRATGGTTVSATCEMAAAAGIRVFSTGGIGGVHRGASEHFDISQDIAALARFPVAVVCAGAKSVLDLPKTMELLETAGVPVIGVGTDELPSFYSRGSGIPLEHRADDVDTAARIARARFESLKQGGVLYTVPPPEETSLPRNEVELHIAATLADADRQGIRGKAVTPFLLSEMAKRTGGKTLKANLALLTNNARFAGQLAVAYARAS encoded by the coding sequence ATGGACCTACGCTTTTCGGAAGAGGTGCGCCGCGCGCTCGAGGCCGGCCAACCGCTGGTGGCCCTGGAGACGAGTGTCGTGGCCCAGGGCCTTCCGTATCCGGACAACCTGGCCGCGGCCCGGGCGTGTGAGGAGGCCATTCGTCGCGCTGGCGCCGTTCCCGCCGCCACCGCCATCATCGACGGGCAGTTGTGCGTCGGGCTGGAGGAGCCGGAGATGCGCCGGCTGGCGGAGGGCAAGGAACGCCTGCTCAAGGTGGCGTCTCGGGACTTCGCCGTCGCCATGGCCACGCGCGCCACGGGAGGCACCACCGTGAGCGCCACGTGTGAGATGGCCGCCGCCGCGGGCATTCGTGTCTTCTCCACCGGTGGTATTGGGGGCGTGCACCGCGGGGCGTCGGAGCACTTCGACATCTCCCAGGACATCGCCGCGCTGGCGCGCTTCCCCGTCGCCGTGGTGTGCGCGGGCGCCAAGTCCGTGTTGGACCTGCCCAAGACGATGGAGCTGCTCGAGACGGCCGGCGTGCCCGTCATCGGCGTGGGGACGGACGAGTTGCCGTCGTTCTACAGCCGGGGTTCTGGCATCCCCCTGGAGCACCGCGCGGATGACGTGGACACGGCCGCCCGCATCGCCCGCGCCCGCTTCGAGTCGCTGAAGCAGGGTGGGGTGCTCTACACCGTGCCTCCGCCCGAGGAGACGTCCCTGCCTCGCAACGAGGTGGAGTTGCACATCGCCGCGACGCTCGCCGACGCGGACCGGCAGGGCATCCGCGGCAAGGCCGTGACGCCCTTCCTCCTGTCGGAAATGGCGAAGCGCACCGGGGGCAAGACGCTCAAGGCCAACCTGGCGCTGCTCACCAACAACGCGCGCTTCGCCGGTCAGCTCGCCGTGGCGTACGCACGCGCGAGCTGA
- a CDS encoding GAF domain-containing protein codes for MAEVTLDLRGMPKAEAYAELKQHVRAVLEGIDDDITGMATMSCLLHHAFGHLWTGFYRVVTPGRLLRVGPYQGTLGCLEIPFGKGVCGASAAKGESVVVADVHAFPGHITCDGRSASEIVVPVFGRNRELLAVLDIDSEHKNAFDEVDRRELEELVRWFQR; via the coding sequence ATGGCGGAAGTCACCCTGGATCTGCGCGGCATGCCCAAGGCCGAAGCCTACGCCGAGCTGAAGCAGCATGTCCGCGCGGTGCTCGAGGGCATCGACGACGACATCACCGGCATGGCCACCATGAGCTGCCTGCTGCACCACGCCTTCGGGCACCTGTGGACGGGATTCTACCGCGTCGTCACGCCGGGCCGGCTGCTGCGGGTGGGCCCTTACCAAGGCACGCTCGGGTGCCTGGAAATCCCGTTCGGCAAGGGCGTGTGCGGTGCCTCCGCGGCGAAGGGCGAGTCGGTGGTGGTGGCGGACGTCCACGCCTTCCCGGGCCACATCACCTGTGACGGGCGCTCGGCATCGGAAATCGTCGTCCCCGTGTTCGGCCGCAACCGCGAGCTGCTGGCCGTGCTCGACATCGACTCCGAGCACAAGAACGCCTTCGACGAAGTGGACCGCCGCGAGCTGGAAGAGCTGGTGCGCTGGTTCCAGCGGTAG